Genomic segment of Malus domestica chromosome 15, GDT2T_hap1:
GCAGTCTTTCTGATTATGCAAGCTATTGCAGATATGAATAGTGCAGATATTCGTTCTActcttcaacaacaacaaagctttatcTCACTAAATGAGATCAGCTGTATGAATTTTAGAGTGCCACTGCGCTCGATTTTACGCCAATTCTTCCGTTAGCTCCAAGTACtcatattttttcttaaagtttctttccaagtttttctAGGTCTTATTCTACCCCTTTTGCGACTGCATTTTCTAATCGCAACATTTGTAAGTCTTCGATTCACATATCCAAACCACCTTAACCAATTTGATTTCATCTCATCGTCAGTTTCGGCCACTCTTATTTTATCTCATATATCATCGTTCTCCTCATTCTCTCGTAAAATTCCCTTTGGCATGAGTTAAAATAGATGAGGTTTTAGGTTGTAGAGATACATTGCAGATATTCTTTTTACTTGTGCGTTCTGATTTCAAAGCATTCATAATGAGTAACTGATGTAATCAGATGAACAGAATTGAAGTGAATCTAGCTTTACGGCGTGGTGTTGGAAATTTTATCTCAAAACTGTCCTTTTATAAGCTAAAGTTGTCAGTAAATCTTCAGATAACGCGAAGAAGAACCATCTTtagcataaaaataaaaactcagaCATGCTAACATTGAGAAGAAGATTTTAATTTGGCTGAGAAAGCTGTATATTACATAGTATGTACACTCAATGAGAATCATAAAAACAGAGACAAAAGAATGAAATGTTCTCCTTATTGTTTCAGGCATGGGAAGACGGAAGACCACTCTGCCTTGTGACTGAATCAATGGAATCCCCTGGAGCCCCTGGACTGATAAAGATCCAACCTGCTCTTAGCTTCTTGTAACAACATTTCGAGCGAATCATCTTGGGTCATATTTGATTGCTTGGACGCCCATTCGAGCACCGAGAGCACCTCAGCCTGGGCAAATTCTTCGCTGTCGGGTACATGAAGTGCAATGTAGCACATGAGAACCAATGCGGGAATTTGAACAATTTGCTCCCCGAAATACACAAGCTGGATCAAGTGCTTAGCGCCACCTGCACTTATTATTGCCTTGGAATGGTCGAGATGAAGGTAGTTGTCTGTACAGGCAAACTTTGAGAGGGCAATGGTAGCCTCCCTGGTAACCTCAGCCTCTCTTTCATCCAGAAGCTGCACTAACGGGCCAATCATTCTCGTCTCAGTTGCCCGAAACGTCCTTGCCAAATTCCCAATAGCTTTGATGCATGGAATCAGGAGGTCTGAATCTGCATCAGCTTTCTCAGTAATCTTCTGAAGTTGATCAACCACTGACTTGCAAGCTGGAGAATTAGGCTTGAAGGCTGATTTTCTCAACTCAGCATCTTTCTCCGCTACCGCTGTAATCTCCATTAATGCCATCGCAGAATTGAGCTGAACATCTTCGGAGCCCTTCTCCAAGAGCACTGCAAAACATAGCAGTGCTCTGGACTCCGTGATACTGCGGCAAATAGGCGAGTTCCCCTTGGCTAGCTGCCAAAGAGCTCTGGCCGCCATTGCTTTCATGTTGGCCTTGATGGCAGGGTCTTCCAATTCCCTCCCCTTGATGTTAGTCCCGGAATGACTATGATGATGGTGAGACTGTTGGTGCTGAGGATTCTGCTTTCCGTTGATATTGCCGTTGCCGTTGCCATTGGCATTGGTGGTTTTACTCCCACCAATAGCTTGGTGTTGGGGAAGCTTCGACCCGCCATGCATTGCCATGGTACTGGCAACAACATTATGCATCAGACTCGGGATTTGATTACCCAACGGATGAGGAATGTGACTGTAACCCAGCTTCTCATCCTCCTCACCCGCCTTGTTCGAATGGTTAT
This window contains:
- the LOC103401086 gene encoding uncharacterized protein, yielding MADIVKQILAKPIQLADQVTKAADEASSLKQECLELKSKTEKLAGLLRQAARASSDLYERPTRRIIDETEQVLDKALSLVLKCRANGIMMRVFTITPAAQFRKMSSQLENSIGDLSWLLRVSAPADTREDGYLGLPPIAANEPILCFIWEQIAILHTGSVEDRSDAAASLVSLARDNDRYGKLIIEEGGVGPLLKLVKEGKPEGQEYAAEALGLLGRDPESVEYMIHAGVCSVFAKILKEGPMKVQAMVAQAVSELAGHYPKCQDLFAQHNIIRLLVSHLAFETVQEHSKYSITFNKATSIHAVVVATNNSNANNHSNKAGEEDEKLGYSHIPHPLGNQIPSLMHNVVASTMAMHGGSKLPQHQAIGGSKTTNANGNGNGNINGKQNPQHQQSHHHHSHSGTNIKGRELEDPAIKANMKAMAARALWQLAKGNSPICRSITESRALLCFAVLLEKGSEDVQLNSAMALMEITAVAEKDAELRKSAFKPNSPACKSVVDQLQKITEKADADSDLLIPCIKAIGNLARTFRATETRMIGPLVQLLDEREAEVTREATIALSKFACTDNYLHLDHSKAIISAGGAKHLIQLVYFGEQIVQIPALVLMCYIALHVPDSEEFAQAEVLSVLEWASKQSNMTQDDSLEMLLQEAKSRLDLYQSRGSRGFH